CCAGTGGGATCAGCCGGCCCTGCCATGGAAGGAACTCCAGGCACTCGCCGTCGCGGATGAGGTACTTTTCCAGGTACGCAAGTATACCCGGGAAGGTTGGCCGAAAAAACTCGACACGGAAACTACAGAAATCGCCGATTTTTACAAAAGGCGGCATGAGCTGTCTGTTAGTGAAGAACTTCTTTACTGGGGCCATCGCTTTGTAGTGCCGACAGCAGCACGCGGGGAGTTGCTAAGGCTACTGCATGAAGCCCACCAAGGAATTTCCACCATGAAGGCGAAGGCCAGATCGTTATTTTGGTGGCCCGGCGTAGAGCAAGACATCGAGCGCGTTGCGGCGACATGCCAAAACTGTGTGCAAGCGTTGCCGATGGCTCAGGCAAAAGAACCAGTAAATTGGCCCGAGACGCACGAAAGGTGGTCGCGGTTACATGTGGACTATGCGGGACCAGTAAAAGGGAAAATGTTACTCATCGTTGTCGACGCGCACACCAAGTGGATTGAGGCGCTTCCCGTGTCGCAGGCCAACTCGCATAGCACAGTCGAggccctcagaacgatatttagcCGTTTTGGTATACCGCGCACGGTGGTTTCTGACAACGGGACGCCATTCACGGCACGAGAGTTCGAGCAGTTCATGGAGCGCAATGGCATTGCGCATATTCGAACACCTCCCTATCACCCCCAGAGTAATGGACTAGCAGAGCGAGCCGTGCGCACTATCAAAGATGGCTTGAAGAAGATAGGCGGCACTTGCCTCCTCACCTCACTGGCACGTGTATTGTGCAATTATCGGAACGCACCACACCAGGAGGGTCCTTCTCCCTCAGAGAGGCTATTAGGATACCGTCTGCGCACAAGAATGGAGATGTCTTTTCCTTCCAGAGTCTATCCTGCCAAAGCTGCGAGTGACCCAGGCTGGAATTTCGCACCGGGAGACTACGTGTACGTGCGAAATTACGGCGCCGGAGACAAGTGGTTCCCAGGCACAGTGGAGGCTACGCGTGGCACTCGCCTCCTGGAGGTAAAGACTGTGGATGGCCTTGTCCGCCGCCACGTGGATCAAGTTCGCAAGCGGAGCCCAGATGAAACGCCAGCAGCCGACGACATGTCGAGGCCATCTACACCGGTTTCCCCAGGGCCGGTACGACTAGAAACAACGGCGCCGGCTACCTCTCAGAGTACCCCAGAATCGCAACCATACGTACTACGTCGCTCCACACGAGCCAAGAAACCGGTCGTGCGTTTTGGCTACTAAGGGGGAAGAAATGCTGTAACCCATTGAACGACGCGACCCAAGCtctcaagtgcgcatgtgcacaatcttatcccccttccctctcccccttactttcctatatatattcacgagtgtgaataaaactggctgttcttttctgttggcatggtCCGACTGTCACGTTTACTGCTGGAGCGGCGTGGCCGCCTCCCAACTAACATAGAGCGTAAGTGGATGTGCTTCAGTTGATCGCCTAATACATGTCCGTATGCAATAAAATAGTAAAACGACATGTGTCACGATCGGCAATATGAATAAACGACAATAATTAGCCTAGTTTTCACCTATACATGTCTCCAGAAAGGAGGAGTATATCTAGTACTGCCCCTCACAATAATCTGTATCGGAGAAATTCAGCAGTCACCATACTTTTCTCTGTAAATTGGATCGAAATAaacgcaacagaaaaaaaaaaaagttgccttcactgcagccagaagattctggcggtgattcttgctcgtgcacgaaaaaaaaaaagtgtgcgcaCGCTGAAATCCTGTGCGCTTTAGATAGCCACCTCATAAATTAATTTTCCTCAACTGATTACCTTTACGTGAGCATTACGTACCAGACCAGTCGATCGTCACCTCAGCGAGGCGAAGGTTGTTTAACTACTACTTGGGCAACATCGCTGCCATCGAAAATGTTCATTTCGACTTCCTGGCGTTTGTGTTGGAATCGTAGCTATCAGCCACGGAGAAAGGAAAAAGGTTTTCCTTCCTCCGAGCTATCAGCGGTGCTCCCATATGAATAGACCTCTACCAGGGTACGTCACA
This genomic interval from Rhipicephalus microplus isolate Deutch F79 chromosome 10, USDA_Rmic, whole genome shotgun sequence contains the following:
- the LOC119176190 gene encoding uncharacterized protein LOC119176190; translation: MRYFSRVYPAKAASDPGWNFAPGDYVYVRNYGAGDKWFPGTVEATRGTRLLEVKTVDGLVRRHVDQVRKRSPDETPAADDMSRPSTPVSPGPVRLETTAPATSQSTPESQPYVLRRSTRAKKPVVRFGY